From the genome of Canis lupus baileyi chromosome 32, mCanLup2.hap1, whole genome shotgun sequence, one region includes:
- the TP53BP1 gene encoding TP53-binding protein 1 isoform X5, with protein sequence MSESMVEINDPILGNEKGEPGAAPEMDDKLCLRMKLVSPETETSEESLQFTLEKPATGERKNGSTAVAEAVASPLKTVSVFSCVCETQQDDEARSQDPPSAPIRGNSLSFPSTQDEEEKEKLEGEQRTRQSQQPVKPSCPVKDPPSPISQQVATQGPSSPQGEAMETDVLEGQKEGQNTNQEKPSNALIERPSQNNIGIQTIERSLWVPETVSAATQTVKNVCEQGTSTVDQNSGKQDATVQTERGSGEKPVSAPGDDTESLHSQGEEEFDMPQPPHGHVLHRHMRTIREVRTLVTRVITDVYYVDGTEVERKVTEETEEPIVECQECETEVSPSQTGGSSGDLGDISSFSSKASSLHRTSSGTSLSAMHSSGSSGRGAGPLKGKTSGTEPADFTLPSSRGGPGKLSPRKGVSQTGAPVCEEDGDAGLGIRQGGKAPVTPRGRGRRGRPPSRTTGTRETAVPGPLGIEDISPSMSPDDKSFTRIVPRVPDSTRRADTGAAALRRSDSPEIPFQAVAGPSDGLDASSPGNSFVGLRVVAKWSSNGYFYSGKITRDVGAGKYKLLFDDGYECDVLGKDILLCDPIPLDTEVTALSEDEYFSAGVVKGHRKESGELYYSIEKEGQRKWYKRMAVILSLEQGNRLREQYGLGPYEAVTPLTKAADISLDNLVEGKRKRRSNVSSPATPTASSSSSTTPTRKTTESPRASSGVLSGKRKLITSEEERSPAKRGRKSATVKPGAVGAGEFMSPCESGDNMGEPSTLEEQRGPLPLNKTLFLGYAFLLTMATTSDKLASRSKLADGPTGSSEEEEEFLEIPPFNKQYTESQLRAGAGYILEDFNEAQCNTAYQCLLIADQHCRTRKYFLCLASGIPCVSHVWVHDSCHANQLQNYRNYLLPAGYSLEEQRILDWQPRENPFHNLKVLLVSDQQQNFLELWSEILMTGGAASVKQHHSSAHNKDIALGVFDVVVTDPSCPASVLKCAEALQLPVVSQEWVIQCLIVGERIGFKQHPKYKHDYVSH encoded by the exons TCCTCTGAAGACTGTGTCTGTATTTAGCTGTGTCTGTGAAACCCAACAAGATGATGAGGCTCGAAGTCAGGATCCTCCCTCTGCACCCATCAG GGGGAACTCGCTCAGTTTTCCAAGTACTCAAgatgaagaagagaaggaaaaattggAAGGTGAACAAAGGACCAGGCAGAGTCAACAGCCTGTGAAGCCCAGTTGTCCTGTCAAAGACCCTCCTTCTCCTATCTCCCAGCAGGTGGCCACACAGGGGCCATCCAGTCCTCAAGGGGAAGCAATGGAGACAGATGTGCTAGAAGGCCAGAAAGAAGGACAGAATACCAATCAGGAAAAACCTAGTAATGCCTTGATTGAGAGACCCAGCCAAAATAACATAGGAATCCAGACCATAGAACGTTCCCTGTGGGTCCCAGAAACTGTGTCAGCAGCAACCCAGACTGTAAAGAATGTGTGTGAACAGGGGACCAGTACGGTGGACCAGAATTCTGGAAAACAAGATGCCACAGTTCAGACTGAGAGGGGGAGTGGTGAAAAACCAGTCAGTGCTCCTGGGGATGATACAGAGTCGCTCCATAGCCAG ggagaggaagagtttGATATGCCTCAGCCCCCACATGGCCATGTCTTGCATCGCCACATGAGAACAATCCGTGAGGTTCGCACACTTGTCACTCGTGTCATCACAGATGTATATTATGTGGATGGAACAGAAGTAGAGAGAAAAGTAACTGAG GAGACTGAAGAGCCAATTGTAGAGTGTCAGGAATGTGAAACCGAAGTTTCCCCTTCACAGACTGGGGGCTCCTCAGGTGACCTGGGGGATATCAGCTCCTTCTCCTCCAAGGCGTCCAGCTTACACCGCACATCAAGTGGGACAAGTCTCTCAGCCATGCACAGCAGTGGCAGCTCAGGGAGAGGAGCCGGACCACTCAAAGGGAAAACCAGCGGGACAGAACCCGCAGATTTTACCTTGCCCAGCTCCCGAGGAGGCCCAGGAAAACTGAG TCCTAGAAAAGGGGTCAGTCAGACAGGGGCGCCAGTGTGTGAGGAGGATGGTGATGCAGGCCTTGGCATCAGACAGGGAGGGAAGGCTCCAGTCACGCCTCGTGGGCGCGGGCGAAGGGGCCGCCCGCCTTCTCGGACCACTGGAACCAG AGAAACAGCTGTTCCTGGCCCCTTGGGCATAGAGGACATCTCACCTAGCATGTCACCAGACGATAAATCCTTCACCCGTATTGTGCCCCGAGTGCCAGACTCCACCAGACGAGCAGACACGGGTGCCGCTGCTTTGCGTCGAAGTGACTCTCCAGAGATTCCTTTCCAGGCTGTCGCTGGCCCTTCTGATGGCTTAGATGCCTCCTCTCCAGGGAATAGCTTTGTAGGGCTCCGTGTTGTAGCCAAGTGGTCGTCCAATGGCTATTTTTACTCTGGGAAAATCACTCGTGATGTTGGAGCTGGGAAGTATAAATTGCTCTTTGATGATGGGTACGAATGTGATGTTTTGGGCAAAGACATTCTGCTGTGTGACCCCATCCCACTGGATACGGAAGTGACTGCCCTCTCCGAGGATGAGTATTTCAGTGCAG GAGTGGTGAAAGGGCATAGGAAGGAGTCTGGAGAGCTGTACTACAGCATTGAAAAAGAAGGCCAAAGGAAGTGGTACAAGCGGATGGCCGTCATCCTGTCCTTGGAGCAAGGAAACAGATTGAGGGAGCAGTATGGCCTTGGCCCATATGAGGCAGTAACACCCCTCACCAAGGCAGCAGATATCAGCTTGG ACAATTTGGTGGAAGGGAAACGGAAACGGCGCAGCAATGTCAGCTCCCCGGCCACCCCTACTGCCtctagcagcagcagcaccaccccTACCCGCAAGACCACAGAAAGCCCTCGTGCCTCCTCGGGAGTTCTCTCAGGCAAAAGAAAACTGATCACTTCTGAAGAGGAACGGTCCCCTGCCAAGCGAGGCCGGAAGTCTGCCACTGTGAAACCTG gtgcagtaggggCAGGAGAGTTTATGAGCCCCTGTGAGAGTGGAGACAACATGGGTGAACCCTCTACCCTGGAAGAGCAGAGAGGGCCTTTGCCTCTCAACAAGACCTTGTTTCTGGGCTATGCCTTTCTTCTCACCATGGCCACAACAAGTGACAAGTTGGCCAGCCGCTCCAAACTGGCAGATGGTCCTACAGGAAgcagtgaggaagaggagg aatttttagaaattccTCCTTTCAACAAGCAGTATACAGAATCCCAGCTTCGAGCAGGAGCTGGCTATATTCTTGAAGACTtcaatgaagcccag tgTAACACAGCCTACCAGTGTCTCCTAATTGCGGATCAGCATTGTCGGACCCGGAAGTATTTCCTGTGCCTTGCCAGTGGGATTCCTTGTGTGTCTCATGTCTGGGTCCATGATAGTTGCCATGCCAACCAGCTCCAGAATTACCGCAATTATTTGTTGCCTGCAGGGTACAGCCTTGAGGAGCAAAGAATTCTGGATTG GCAACCCCGTGAAAACCCTTTCCACAATCTGAAGGTACTCTTGGTGTCAGACCAACAGCAGAACTTCCTGGAGCTCTGGTCTGAGATCCTCATGACCGGGGGGGCAGCCTCTGTGAAGCAGCACCATTCAAGTGCCCATAACAAAG ATATTGCTTTAGGGGTATTTGACGTGGTGGTGACGGATCCCTCATGCCCAGCCTCGGTGCTGAAGTGTGCTGAAGCATTGCAGCTGCCTGTGGTGTCACAAGAGTGGGTGATCCAGTGCCTCATTGTTGGGGAGAGAATTGGATTCAAGCAGCATCCAAAATACAAACATGATTATGTTTCTCACTAA